In Oxyura jamaicensis isolate SHBP4307 breed ruddy duck chromosome 28 unlocalized genomic scaffold, BPBGC_Ojam_1.0 oxy28_random_OJ71201, whole genome shotgun sequence, the DNA window CGGTGACACCGTGGCACGGGCTGGGGAGGTACCGTGGGGAGAGCGGGCGCACGGGGTGCGGTGAtggggagctggtgctggggtgctcagggtgctgggggggcagcaggcagcctggaGGGTGGTGAAcgtggtgctggggagctggttTGGGGGTACGGGGGGTGCCTGGGGCCTCGGGAGGTCCtgggtgcccccagcagccGGTGGATGCAGCAGTGGGGTGCTGGCACTGGGGCACGTGGGGTGCTGCGCCCCGGGGGCGCTGGGTCTCGGGGTGCCCACGTCCCCGGGGTGAGGTGGCGGTGGCGTCCCCATGCTTCTCGCCGCCGTCGCCCCGTCCCCGCAGCGACCCGTCGCAGAGCGACCCCAGCACCAAGGACTTCTGGCTGAACATGGCCGCGCTGACGGGGCACCTGCAGAAGCAGGCGGAGCAGAGCCCGGCCGCCTCCTACTACAACGTGGCTCTGCTCAAGTACCAGGTGAGCCCGGCGCGAGGTGCACGCAGGGGTCCAGCCCCCCGGCACTGGCTGGGTCCCGCCAATCCTCCTgacccccccaccctccccaaTCCCCCCCTTTCGCCCCCCCCAGTTCTCACGGCTGGGTCCCAGCTCGGCGCCGCTGCGGCTGTGCGTGCGCTGGGACTGCTCGCCGGGCGCCACGCGGGTCAGCGTCGACTACGGCTACAACGCCGGCGCCCTCGCCCTGCCCGTGCCCCTCGCCAACGTCCACGTCCTGCTGCCCCTGGACGAGCCCGTCACCAACGTGCGGCTGCAGCCGGCTGCCAGCTGGTAAGggggattgggggggggggacggagaCCCCCGGGATGGGGACCATGGGGAGACCTTGGGCTTGGGAAATGCGTGGGGATGGCGGGGACCTGGGGGGCggtggggatggagctgggTGGTTGGGGACTTGGGGACGTGTCCCGGCAGGaacctggaggagaagaggctgCTCTGGAAGCTGCTGGACGTCCCCGGTGCGCCGGGGCAGGGAGGTGAGGCTGTGCCCCCCCACCTGCTCTCAGGGTCTGGATCCGACCCCTTGCTTGGCTGCCCTGGgctcgtgtcccccccccctccatgGGCATGGGGACAGGTCCCCCACCTCCTGCActgtcccccccccaggcagCGGCCGGCTCTCGGCCAGCTGGGAGCCCCTGTGCG includes these proteins:
- the LOC118158478 gene encoding F-BAR domain only protein 1-like, coding for MAALTGHLQKQAEQSPAASYYNVALLKYQFSRLGPSSAPLRLCVRWDCSPGATRVSVDYGYNAGALALPVPLANVHVLLPLDEPVTNVRLQPAASWNLEEKRLLWKLLDVPGAPGQGGSGRLSASWEPLCGPSKPSPVAAQFSSEGSTLSGVEVELASAGYRMSLVKKRFATGIYLAGS